One genomic window of Solanum dulcamara chromosome 12, daSolDulc1.2, whole genome shotgun sequence includes the following:
- the LOC129877880 gene encoding G-type lectin S-receptor-like serine/threonine-protein kinase At4g27290 isoform X2 has product MDALWLIPYYACLLCSMGRTSAVSHTIRQSQSLSDGESLVSEGGTFELGFFSPGSSTERYLGIWYKNISVRTVVWVANRKTPIKDLTGELMINSTGSIVVSSKTDGDIWSTNSFKSFDYPCDTLLPGMKLGWDLRSGLNRRLSAWRNSDDPSPGELNTGIELHDYPQAVIRKGSRKYFRSGPWTGEQFSGAPELRVNPVFDYSFISNKDEVYYTYQLKKKSVISRLVLNDTSSSQQRYVWVQADQAWRLYSSVPRDYCDTYGLCGANGVCVISDSPVCQCLEGFKPKSPERWKSMDWSLGCILSKPLNCQSKDVFVKFSHLKLPDTANSQVNGTMNIKDCREACLKNCSCMAYSNSNIRGQEFGCVLWFGDLIDIRQIPNGGQDLYIRIEASGQAKRRVVKAVLISITTVAVLSGLVFFCYYLSRRKKKDKGIGGEEYTSVGPKVDLELPFFDLATVARATDNFSVNNKLGEGGFGPVYKGTLEDGQEIAVKRLSKSSGQGVNEFKNEVNLIAKLQHRNLVKLVGSCIDDEEKMLIYEYMANGSLDSFVFDQTRREQLGWSKFFQIIDGIARGLLYLHQDSRLRIIHRDLKTSNVLLDDELNPKISDFGLARTFQGNQCGDNTKRVVGTYGYMAPEYALYGLFSVKSDVFSFGVLLLEIIRGQKNVCFHHPHQHQNLIGYAWRLWIEGRPLELADFSCEDSSSMSEILRCIHVSMLCVQQNPEDRPNMSAVILMLNGESSLPQSKQPGFLIDLIPTEFTSTRPDSCTANGITFSSFGAR; this is encoded by the exons ATGGATGCTCTTTGGCTTATTCCCTATTACGCTTGTTTACTTTGTTCAATGGGGAGAACAAGTGCAGTGTCCCATACCATCCGTCAATCTCAATCTCTAAGTGATGGTGAGAGCTTAGTTTCTGAAGGGGGAACTTTTGAGCTGGGTTTCTTTAGTCCAGGAAGTTCCACGGAACGGTACTTGGGCATTTGGTATAAGAATATTTCTGTCAGGACTGTTGTTTGGGTTGCAAACAGGAAAACTCCAATTAAAGATCTTACTGGAGAATTGATGATTAACAGCACAGGCAGTATTGTGGTTTCCAGTAAGACTGATGGTGATATTTGGTCAacaaattcattcaag AGCTTTGATTACCCGTGTGATACACTGTTACCTGGAATGAAGCTTGGATGGGATTTACGATCTGGTCTTAATAGGCGGCTCTCTGCGTGGAGGAATTCAGATGACCCCTCCCCTGGAGAACTAAATACTGGAATAGAGCTCCATGATTATCCCCAGGCAGTTATAAGGAAGGGCTCCAGGAAGTACTTCCGCAGTGGTCCATGGACTGGAGAGCAATTTAGCGGTGCTCCTGAGTTAAGGGTGAATCCAGTATTCGATTACAGCTTTATATCTAACAAAGATGAAGTGTACTACACCTACCAACTGAAGAAAAAGTCTGTCATTTCAAGGTTGGTGTTGAATGATACAAGCTCTTCTCAACAGCGGTATGTGTGGGTGCAAGCTGATCAAGCCTGGCGGCTCTATTCATCAGTGCCACGTGATTATTGTGACACCTATGGCCTTTGTGGTGCGAATGGAGTTTGTGTAATTAGTGACTCACCTGTTTGTCAATGCTTGGAAGGTTTTAAACCAAAATCACCAGAAAGGTGGAAGTCGATGGACTGGTCACTGGGATGCATCCTCAGCAAGCCATTGAACTGCCAGAGTAAGGATGTGTTCGTCAAATTTTCTCACCTGAAACTACCAGACACTGCCAACTCTCAGGTAAATGGTACTATGAATATTAAAGATTGCAGGGAAGCATGCTTGAAAAATTGTTCGTGTATGGCTTACTCAAACTCAAATATTAGAGGACAAGAATTTGGATGTGTCCTTTGGTTCGGTGATCTGATTGATATTCGGCAGATTCCAAATGGTGGTCAAGATCTCTATATAAGGATTGAGGCTTCAGGACAAG CTAAAAGGCGTGTGGTTAAAGCAGTCTTAATTAGTATAACCACAGTGGCCGTGCTTTCTGGGTTGGTTTTCTTCTGCTACTATCTTTCTCggaggaagaagaaggataAAG GGATAGGTGGAGAAGAATACACCAGTGTAGGTCCAAAAGTGGACCTAGAGCTACCATTCTTTGACTTAGCAACCGTAGCTCGTGCTACTGATAATTTCTCAGTAAACAACAAGCTTGGTGAAGGAGGATTTGGACCTGTTTACAAG GGAACACTAGAAGATGGACAGGAAATCGCTGTGAAGAGGCTTTCCAAGAGTTCCGGACAAGGAGTGAATGAATTCAAAAATGAAGTGAACCTGATAGCAAAACTTCAGCACCGAAATCTTGTAAAGCTTGTAGGAAGTTGTATTGATGATGAAGAGAAGATGTTGATCTATGAATACATGGCTAATGGGAGCTTGGATTCGTTTGTTTTTG ATCAAACAAGGCGGGAACAATTGGGATGGTCAAAGTTCTTCCAGATCATCGATGGAATTGCGCGTGGTCTTCTCTACCTTCACCAGGATTCAAGGTTGAGAATTATTCACAGAGATTTGAAAACAAGTAATGTGTTGCTTGATGATGAGCTGAATCCGAAGATTTCAGACTTTGGTTTAGCAAGAACTTTTCAAGGGAATCAGTGTGGAGACAACACAAAAAGAGTCGTTGGAACTTA TGGCTATATGGCTCCAGAATATGCGCTCTATGGTCTATTTTCAGTAAAATCTGATGTTTTCAGTTTCGGTGTGCTATTGTTGGAGATAATACGCGGACAGAAGAATGTATGCTTCCATCATCCACACCAACATCAAAATCTTATAGGATAC GCATGGAGATTGTGGATCGAAGGTAGACCCCTCGAACTAGCTGATTTCTCATGTGAGGACTCGAGTTCTATGTCAGAGATATTGAGATGCATTCACGTCAGTATGTTATGCGTCCAGCAGAATCCAGAAGACAGACCGAATATGTCAGCCGTGATTCTGATGTTGAATGGAGAGAGTTCACTACCACAGTCAAAACAACCTGGATTTCTGATAGATTTGATACCAACTGAGTTTACTAGTACCAGACCTGATTCTTGCACTGCAAATGGAATTACGTTTTCGTCTTTTGGGGCTCGTTAA
- the LOC129877880 gene encoding G-type lectin S-receptor-like serine/threonine-protein kinase At4g27290 isoform X1, whose protein sequence is MDALWLIPYYACLLCSMGRTSAVSHTIRQSQSLSDGESLVSEGGTFELGFFSPGSSTERYLGIWYKNISVRTVVWVANRKTPIKDLTGELMINSTGSIVVSSKTDGDIWSTNSFKVPQAAVLQLLNSGNLILRDEKVSNSDVYLWQSFDYPCDTLLPGMKLGWDLRSGLNRRLSAWRNSDDPSPGELNTGIELHDYPQAVIRKGSRKYFRSGPWTGEQFSGAPELRVNPVFDYSFISNKDEVYYTYQLKKKSVISRLVLNDTSSSQQRYVWVQADQAWRLYSSVPRDYCDTYGLCGANGVCVISDSPVCQCLEGFKPKSPERWKSMDWSLGCILSKPLNCQSKDVFVKFSHLKLPDTANSQVNGTMNIKDCREACLKNCSCMAYSNSNIRGQEFGCVLWFGDLIDIRQIPNGGQDLYIRIEASGQAKRRVVKAVLISITTVAVLSGLVFFCYYLSRRKKKDKGIGGEEYTSVGPKVDLELPFFDLATVARATDNFSVNNKLGEGGFGPVYKGTLEDGQEIAVKRLSKSSGQGVNEFKNEVNLIAKLQHRNLVKLVGSCIDDEEKMLIYEYMANGSLDSFVFDQTRREQLGWSKFFQIIDGIARGLLYLHQDSRLRIIHRDLKTSNVLLDDELNPKISDFGLARTFQGNQCGDNTKRVVGTYGYMAPEYALYGLFSVKSDVFSFGVLLLEIIRGQKNVCFHHPHQHQNLIGYAWRLWIEGRPLELADFSCEDSSSMSEILRCIHVSMLCVQQNPEDRPNMSAVILMLNGESSLPQSKQPGFLIDLIPTEFTSTRPDSCTANGITFSSFGAR, encoded by the exons ATGGATGCTCTTTGGCTTATTCCCTATTACGCTTGTTTACTTTGTTCAATGGGGAGAACAAGTGCAGTGTCCCATACCATCCGTCAATCTCAATCTCTAAGTGATGGTGAGAGCTTAGTTTCTGAAGGGGGAACTTTTGAGCTGGGTTTCTTTAGTCCAGGAAGTTCCACGGAACGGTACTTGGGCATTTGGTATAAGAATATTTCTGTCAGGACTGTTGTTTGGGTTGCAAACAGGAAAACTCCAATTAAAGATCTTACTGGAGAATTGATGATTAACAGCACAGGCAGTATTGTGGTTTCCAGTAAGACTGATGGTGATATTTGGTCAacaaattcattcaaggtacCTCAAGCAGCTGTTTTACAGCTTTTAAATTCTGGGAATCTTATCCTAAGAGATGAGAAGGTTAGTAACTCAGATGTCTATCTTTGGCAGAGCTTTGATTACCCGTGTGATACACTGTTACCTGGAATGAAGCTTGGATGGGATTTACGATCTGGTCTTAATAGGCGGCTCTCTGCGTGGAGGAATTCAGATGACCCCTCCCCTGGAGAACTAAATACTGGAATAGAGCTCCATGATTATCCCCAGGCAGTTATAAGGAAGGGCTCCAGGAAGTACTTCCGCAGTGGTCCATGGACTGGAGAGCAATTTAGCGGTGCTCCTGAGTTAAGGGTGAATCCAGTATTCGATTACAGCTTTATATCTAACAAAGATGAAGTGTACTACACCTACCAACTGAAGAAAAAGTCTGTCATTTCAAGGTTGGTGTTGAATGATACAAGCTCTTCTCAACAGCGGTATGTGTGGGTGCAAGCTGATCAAGCCTGGCGGCTCTATTCATCAGTGCCACGTGATTATTGTGACACCTATGGCCTTTGTGGTGCGAATGGAGTTTGTGTAATTAGTGACTCACCTGTTTGTCAATGCTTGGAAGGTTTTAAACCAAAATCACCAGAAAGGTGGAAGTCGATGGACTGGTCACTGGGATGCATCCTCAGCAAGCCATTGAACTGCCAGAGTAAGGATGTGTTCGTCAAATTTTCTCACCTGAAACTACCAGACACTGCCAACTCTCAGGTAAATGGTACTATGAATATTAAAGATTGCAGGGAAGCATGCTTGAAAAATTGTTCGTGTATGGCTTACTCAAACTCAAATATTAGAGGACAAGAATTTGGATGTGTCCTTTGGTTCGGTGATCTGATTGATATTCGGCAGATTCCAAATGGTGGTCAAGATCTCTATATAAGGATTGAGGCTTCAGGACAAG CTAAAAGGCGTGTGGTTAAAGCAGTCTTAATTAGTATAACCACAGTGGCCGTGCTTTCTGGGTTGGTTTTCTTCTGCTACTATCTTTCTCggaggaagaagaaggataAAG GGATAGGTGGAGAAGAATACACCAGTGTAGGTCCAAAAGTGGACCTAGAGCTACCATTCTTTGACTTAGCAACCGTAGCTCGTGCTACTGATAATTTCTCAGTAAACAACAAGCTTGGTGAAGGAGGATTTGGACCTGTTTACAAG GGAACACTAGAAGATGGACAGGAAATCGCTGTGAAGAGGCTTTCCAAGAGTTCCGGACAAGGAGTGAATGAATTCAAAAATGAAGTGAACCTGATAGCAAAACTTCAGCACCGAAATCTTGTAAAGCTTGTAGGAAGTTGTATTGATGATGAAGAGAAGATGTTGATCTATGAATACATGGCTAATGGGAGCTTGGATTCGTTTGTTTTTG ATCAAACAAGGCGGGAACAATTGGGATGGTCAAAGTTCTTCCAGATCATCGATGGAATTGCGCGTGGTCTTCTCTACCTTCACCAGGATTCAAGGTTGAGAATTATTCACAGAGATTTGAAAACAAGTAATGTGTTGCTTGATGATGAGCTGAATCCGAAGATTTCAGACTTTGGTTTAGCAAGAACTTTTCAAGGGAATCAGTGTGGAGACAACACAAAAAGAGTCGTTGGAACTTA TGGCTATATGGCTCCAGAATATGCGCTCTATGGTCTATTTTCAGTAAAATCTGATGTTTTCAGTTTCGGTGTGCTATTGTTGGAGATAATACGCGGACAGAAGAATGTATGCTTCCATCATCCACACCAACATCAAAATCTTATAGGATAC GCATGGAGATTGTGGATCGAAGGTAGACCCCTCGAACTAGCTGATTTCTCATGTGAGGACTCGAGTTCTATGTCAGAGATATTGAGATGCATTCACGTCAGTATGTTATGCGTCCAGCAGAATCCAGAAGACAGACCGAATATGTCAGCCGTGATTCTGATGTTGAATGGAGAGAGTTCACTACCACAGTCAAAACAACCTGGATTTCTGATAGATTTGATACCAACTGAGTTTACTAGTACCAGACCTGATTCTTGCACTGCAAATGGAATTACGTTTTCGTCTTTTGGGGCTCGTTAA
- the LOC129877880 gene encoding receptor-like serine/threonine-protein kinase SD1-7 isoform X3 translates to MLIYEYMANGSLDSFVFDQTRREQLGWSKFFQIIDGIARGLLYLHQDSRLRIIHRDLKTSNVLLDDELNPKISDFGLARTFQGNQCGDNTKRVVGTYGYMAPEYALYGLFSVKSDVFSFGVLLLEIIRGQKNVCFHHPHQHQNLIGYAWRLWIEGRPLELADFSCEDSSSMSEILRCIHVSMLCVQQNPEDRPNMSAVILMLNGESSLPQSKQPGFLIDLIPTEFTSTRPDSCTANGITFSSFGAR, encoded by the exons ATGTTGATCTATGAATACATGGCTAATGGGAGCTTGGATTCGTTTGTTTTTG ATCAAACAAGGCGGGAACAATTGGGATGGTCAAAGTTCTTCCAGATCATCGATGGAATTGCGCGTGGTCTTCTCTACCTTCACCAGGATTCAAGGTTGAGAATTATTCACAGAGATTTGAAAACAAGTAATGTGTTGCTTGATGATGAGCTGAATCCGAAGATTTCAGACTTTGGTTTAGCAAGAACTTTTCAAGGGAATCAGTGTGGAGACAACACAAAAAGAGTCGTTGGAACTTA TGGCTATATGGCTCCAGAATATGCGCTCTATGGTCTATTTTCAGTAAAATCTGATGTTTTCAGTTTCGGTGTGCTATTGTTGGAGATAATACGCGGACAGAAGAATGTATGCTTCCATCATCCACACCAACATCAAAATCTTATAGGATAC GCATGGAGATTGTGGATCGAAGGTAGACCCCTCGAACTAGCTGATTTCTCATGTGAGGACTCGAGTTCTATGTCAGAGATATTGAGATGCATTCACGTCAGTATGTTATGCGTCCAGCAGAATCCAGAAGACAGACCGAATATGTCAGCCGTGATTCTGATGTTGAATGGAGAGAGTTCACTACCACAGTCAAAACAACCTGGATTTCTGATAGATTTGATACCAACTGAGTTTACTAGTACCAGACCTGATTCTTGCACTGCAAATGGAATTACGTTTTCGTCTTTTGGGGCTCGTTAA
- the LOC129877884 gene encoding calcium-binding protein KRP1-like — translation MATSRKSNFNDFLPLMAEKLGGDGLIGELCKGFQLLMDRDKGVITFESLKKNSAFLGLQDLSDDDLKGMIKEGDFDGDGALNQMEFCVLMFRLSPELMEQSQFLLEEALHQEFNFSL, via the coding sequence ATGGCTACTTCAAGAAAATCCAATTTCAATGATTTCTTGCCTCTTATGGCTGAAAAACTTGGTGGGGATGGTTTAATTGGTGAGCTGTGTAAAGGGTTTCAGCTATTGATGGATAGGGATAAAGGGGTTATCACATTTGAGAGTCTCAAGAAGAATTCAGCTTTTTTAGGGTTGCAAGATTTGAGTGATGATGATCTTAAGGGTATGATTAAAGAAGGGGATTTTGATGGTGATGGAGCTCTTAATCAGATGGAATTTTGTGTTTTGATGTTCAGATTGAGTCCTGAGTTGATGGAGCAGTCTCAGTTTTTGTTAGAAGAAGCTCTGCATCAAGAATTCAACTTTTCATTGtaa